One window of Streptomyces sp. SUK 48 genomic DNA carries:
- a CDS encoding SRPBCC family protein, translating into MAEYERSRTMPAQPEHVFDQAANLHQLDSWLPGALHVAPEELPAVSVHEDGSDHDTPALLRAQPEQMRLEWGTREQGDYAGWLQVAGIGSGASEVTVHLSFFDKHHDPGERAAAEALEDSLRRLEEQVRLRTDNAAG; encoded by the coding sequence ATGGCCGAGTACGAACGTTCCCGTACGATGCCCGCCCAGCCCGAGCACGTCTTCGACCAGGCGGCCAATCTCCACCAGCTGGACTCCTGGCTGCCGGGCGCCCTGCACGTGGCCCCCGAGGAGCTGCCCGCCGTCAGCGTGCACGAGGACGGTTCCGACCACGACACCCCGGCCCTGCTGCGGGCCCAGCCCGAGCAGATGCGCCTGGAGTGGGGCACCCGCGAGCAGGGCGACTACGCGGGCTGGCTCCAGGTCGCGGGCATCGGCAGCGGCGCCAGCGAGGTGACCGTCCACCTGTCCTTCTTCGACAAGCACCACGACCCGGGCGAGCGCGCGGCCGCCGAAGCCCTGGAGGACAGCCTGCGCCGCCTGGAGGAGCAGGTGCGCCTGCGCACGGACAACGCGGCCGGCTGA
- a CDS encoding serine hydrolase, with amino-acid sequence MSSHPRSSHPRRTAGVLLASVTALLTAGIPAAAAATPAPKPKPAPTTEAPQAPAPVPDPHATVAVLDLDAGAATPVIQGEDRAYDTASIVKVDILAALLLKTQDERRALTDEERGHAEPMIQRSDNDAADALWKAIGRDPGLAAANERLGLTSTTPGTGGKWGLTRTTASDQIRLLRAVFDDSAASPLTADSRAYIRTLMSEVLPEQSWGVSAVDAAGPELKNGWLQRTTTGLWDVNSIGEVTLGGHRCLVAVLSDGSASMSDGVSLVERTARTAVS; translated from the coding sequence ATGTCCTCTCACCCGCGGTCCTCGCACCCGCGCCGCACGGCCGGCGTCCTTCTGGCCTCGGTGACCGCCCTGCTCACCGCCGGCATCCCGGCGGCGGCCGCCGCCACGCCCGCCCCGAAGCCGAAGCCGGCCCCGACGACCGAGGCGCCGCAGGCCCCCGCCCCCGTCCCCGATCCGCACGCCACCGTCGCCGTCCTCGATCTCGACGCGGGCGCCGCCACCCCCGTGATCCAGGGCGAGGACCGCGCCTACGACACCGCCAGCATCGTCAAGGTCGACATCCTCGCCGCGCTGCTGCTCAAGACGCAGGACGAGCGGCGCGCCCTGACCGACGAGGAGCGCGGCCACGCCGAGCCGATGATCCAGCGCAGCGACAACGACGCGGCGGACGCCCTGTGGAAGGCGATCGGCCGGGACCCCGGGCTCGCGGCGGCCAACGAGCGCCTGGGCCTGACCTCGACCACGCCCGGCACCGGCGGCAAGTGGGGGCTGACCAGGACCACCGCGAGCGACCAGATACGGCTGCTGCGCGCGGTCTTCGACGACAGCGCGGCGAGCCCCCTCACCGCCGATTCCCGCGCCTACATCCGCACCCTGATGAGCGAGGTCCTGCCCGAGCAGTCCTGGGGCGTCTCGGCGGTGGACGCGGCCGGCCCGGAGCTGAAGAACGGCTGGCTCCAGCGCACCACCACGGGCCTGTGGGACGTGAACAGCATCGGCGAGGTCACCCTCGGCGGCCACCGCTGCCTCGTCGCCGTCCTCTCCGACGGCAGCGCCTCCATGAGCGACGGCGTCTCCCTGGTGGAGCGCACCGCCCGCACCGCCGTGTCCTGA
- a CDS encoding permease, whose protein sequence is MRRRPGPWPLGAAVLLAAGATALLLLGGAGWLDRPAVGAWRTVCLAIVVQAIPFLVLGTVLSGAINAFVPADLFTRVLPKRAALAVPVAGVAGAVLPGCECASVPVAHSLIRRGVTPAAAFAFLLSAPAINPVVLTATAVAFPGNPAMIAARLLASLGTAAVMGWLWLWRGEEKWLRPALRRRHTGHTHGGSRWREFRTGFQYDFLQAGGFLVLGAMAAATFNVAVPRAVLDAFSGTPWLSVLFLAGLAVLLAVCSEADAFVAASLTGFSPTARLAFMVVGPMVDLKLIALQAGTFGRAFAWRFCTATTVVAVAASALTGGALL, encoded by the coding sequence GTGCGCCGCCGCCCCGGGCCCTGGCCGCTCGGCGCGGCCGTCCTGCTCGCGGCGGGCGCGACGGCCCTACTCCTCCTCGGCGGTGCCGGGTGGCTGGACCGGCCCGCCGTAGGGGCCTGGCGCACCGTCTGCCTGGCCATCGTCGTCCAGGCGATTCCGTTCCTCGTGCTCGGCACGGTGCTCTCCGGAGCCATCAACGCCTTCGTGCCCGCCGATCTGTTCACCCGGGTGCTGCCGAAGCGGGCCGCGCTCGCCGTGCCGGTCGCGGGCGTCGCCGGCGCGGTGCTGCCCGGCTGCGAATGCGCCTCCGTCCCGGTCGCCCACAGCCTGATCCGCCGGGGCGTCACCCCGGCCGCCGCCTTCGCCTTCCTGCTGTCCGCGCCCGCCATCAACCCGGTCGTGCTCACCGCCACCGCCGTCGCCTTCCCGGGCAACCCCGCGATGATCGCCGCCCGGCTGCTCGCCTCCCTCGGCACGGCGGCCGTGATGGGCTGGCTCTGGCTCTGGCGGGGCGAGGAGAAGTGGCTGCGCCCGGCGCTGCGCCGGCGGCACACCGGGCACACGCACGGCGGGAGCCGCTGGCGGGAGTTCCGGACCGGCTTCCAGTACGACTTCCTCCAGGCCGGCGGCTTCCTCGTGCTCGGTGCGATGGCCGCCGCCACCTTCAACGTGGCCGTGCCGCGCGCCGTCCTCGACGCCTTCTCCGGCACGCCCTGGCTCTCGGTGCTCTTCCTGGCGGGCCTCGCGGTCCTGCTGGCGGTCTGCTCGGAGGCCGACGCGTTCGTCGCCGCCTCGCTGACCGGGTTCTCGCCGACCGCCCGGCTCGCGTTCATGGTGGTCGGGCCGATGGTCGACCTCAAGCTGATCGCCCTCCAGGCGGGCACGTTCGGCCGCGCCTTCGCCTGGCGGTTCTGCACGGCGACCACGGTCGTGGCCGTCGCCGCCAGCGCCCTGACCGGAGGGGCCCTGCTGTGA
- a CDS encoding TIGR03943 family protein, which yields MRRLLPSLLLKLTGLGLLRITLFGDTYLRYVKPGLRPVLIASGAVLLLLGIAAAFSRRGGSGAHAHATHDAHAGHAHDAHAGHAHDAHEGRAHDGHEGHAHDAHEGRAHDGHEGRAHDGHEGHDSHEGHDSHEGHDGHEGHDGHDHSGTPKIAWLLALPALSLLLFAPPALGAYTAARSGAGPVAVQKKGFEPLPATSPLPLTLTDFTKRVQQDRSRAIQGRTVRLTGFVTPDAAGDGWYLTRIIFTCCAADSQTVKIHVYEPGSAEPPAADTWLAVTGTWHPAGTLGTASAPAALDVRETAPIARPINAFSDDLPITPG from the coding sequence GTGAGACGCCTCCTCCCGAGCCTGCTGCTGAAACTGACCGGCCTCGGCCTGCTGCGCATCACGCTGTTCGGTGACACCTACCTGCGCTACGTCAAGCCCGGACTGCGCCCCGTGCTCATCGCCTCCGGTGCCGTCCTGCTCCTGCTGGGGATCGCGGCGGCCTTCTCCCGTAGGGGCGGGAGCGGGGCGCATGCCCACGCCACGCACGACGCCCACGCGGGGCACGCCCACGACGCCCACGCGGGGCACGCCCACGACGCCCACGAGGGGCGCGCCCACGACGGCCACGAGGGGCACGCCCACGACGCCCACGAGGGGCGCGCCCACGACGGCCACGAGGGGCGCGCCCACGACGGCCACGAGGGGCACGACTCCCACGAGGGGCACGACTCCCACGAGGGGCACGACGGCCACGAGGGTCACGACGGCCACGACCACTCGGGCACCCCCAAGATCGCCTGGCTCCTCGCCCTCCCCGCCCTGAGCCTCCTCCTCTTCGCCCCGCCGGCCCTCGGCGCCTACACCGCCGCCCGCTCCGGCGCTGGGCCGGTCGCCGTGCAGAAGAAGGGCTTCGAGCCGCTGCCCGCGACCTCCCCGCTGCCGCTCACCCTCACCGACTTCACCAAGCGCGTCCAGCAGGACCGCAGCCGGGCCATCCAGGGCCGTACCGTCCGCCTGACCGGCTTCGTCACCCCCGACGCGGCGGGCGACGGCTGGTATCTGACCCGGATCATCTTCACCTGCTGTGCCGCCGACTCCCAGACCGTCAAGATCCATGTGTACGAGCCCGGTTCCGCCGAGCCGCCCGCCGCCGACACCTGGCTCGCGGTCACCGGCACCTGGCATCCGGCGGGCACCCTCGGCACCGCGTCGGCGCCGGCCGCGCTCGACGTCCGCGAGACCGCCCCGATCGCCCGGCCGATCAACGCCTTCAGCGACGATCTGCCGATCACCCCGGGCTAG